The Amaranthus tricolor cultivar Red isolate AtriRed21 chromosome 2, ASM2621246v1, whole genome shotgun sequence genome contains the following window.
tcttgggtagggaagggcatatgagaaggagcagaaggagttatattcatgaatgcatttgtttctacaacattgatatcttgattccctaggggtacctattctacatataactctaaagaaggactaggggtagaccttgaatataCCCACATTGCACCTATAGTCTCCTCATCCTCAagcggaaaagctaacaaatctctactaagattgtacttaaaacttaaattgatagtacttcttgtagtgtcaatgccaatcctagagcatataaaatgtttaaattcattcaaatccatgtatgaattgcatgcaaacagtttacgtcttcccccaacatacttaacattgttactagttgatcgaattgaaccattccaaaagcatacaacagtcacacgaaatgaatccatttctacaacaacacatacaaaatcaacatcaccatcatgttcataaatatatgaccactatacattttaaattcaacaacaaattctcgaacaaacttttaattatgaagatcaaattcgaataacaactacattcgacatattcgtagagtttaagtgtaaacgaccactatacatgacatacattttaaaatcaacaccaaataaaaaaatttataataaaaacgtacctcaataagctgtaaatcaacaagaattagtaaattgcaagtttatgaacctacattaatgtaaaatttgattaaaattcagCAAAACCAACATTgaaaaataaaccctaatttttctaaaattgaaaaaaaacacaaaaaaaaataccttaggTCGATATAGGAAGCTtacagaactaattagtggtacaaaTTTCGAATTTCATGactttagttgaaggattgaatgtgattttaatggaggaaaaacGAAGCAAATCTCGTGAAGGGTTTTGTGAAACAACAACTCGTAAACTGGAAAgaggaagaaggaaaaaaaaatataaagcctCAAAGTCgcaacagcgactttggggttttcttttttttttttcctcttttgctgttactaacagcgattttatctgaggctaggcttggatgtacggacgcttattttgggaattaagttttcacgaagcttatttttggaattaagtttattatttgtcttacttttttcaaattttctgatTAAGACAATGCACCAAATATAATATTGTTGGATCTATTTTGGATTTTAATTAGCATTTTTAACTCTATCACTATTGGAATACAAAGCATCTATCAATCAATTTTACGAAAATAAGCTTAGACCCGTTTTGGACCAAAACCCGAACTTGAATTCGTGAGATCCGTCTGGGTCCATGGAGCCGAATCCGAATCTGGATCCTTCCTCAGAAAACGAATCTGGATTTAAGTTCTTCAATTTACAACTTGCTTCTAACAGAGAAAGTAGTTTGTTTCAACATATCAGCTACATCAACAATTCAACATCATCTACATTGAATCTAACATTTAAGATGCTATTGAATACTTTTTTCATCTAATCTTATTGTCTGATAGAAATAGAACAAAATTCTGCAACACTTCATTGTGATGAAAGATAAAGGAGGTCGAGTGCTGCAAAGAAAAGACAATAAGGTTGATTGCTGTCGCAATTCTTCCGGTGAGCGAGGTGTACAAGTGAAACGCAACAGGAGTGGCCAAATGGTAGTCCCTAAATGCTCGGTGGAGCACTTTGCCTTACGAGGCCCTCCAAACTTATACTCCAAATGTCCAACAGTTTCAATTGAGTCTGAGTCTGAGTCATAAACCCAGTATCCCGCATAAGTCAAAGCACGAGGGTAGCGGACTAATCATCTTCATGCCCCTCCAAGGAGAGGGCAAGATGAAATGCGCGCACTCAATTTATCCCCAAAAAAACCAACAGTTACAATTAATAACAGAAAATATCAGCTTGAAGCTGTTAGATATTGTTCCATTGTGTCATTCAACATTCTTTGTTGGTGCTTGCATGCATTCATGATAAGTTCGCACTGTCGCTCATAATAAAACATCAAGACACAGTTCTATCAAGTATAGAACAACAGAATGTCATGAAGTTTTATGCAGCTAGCATAGCCACAGAACCTGTCTTCCGCTGCTTCATCTACACTAGCCACTAAGTAGAACTTTTTTAATCACTTTTTCTATAAGATTAGTCTCTTGAAAACTATCATCATTTCAATTACCCACAGAAGTGGGAAGAGCTCCTAATCTCAAAAGGCCAGAACTAAAAGcaaacaaaagcaaaatttCATTGAGCACACACTCTCAGCTCAAAGGTTGGACAACTAAAATTATCTATAAGACTTTAGAACAGAAGAGGATCCTCAATCACCTCCACAAGAAAGAAATGGAATGATGTGAACCTATCTTTATCTTCTTTATTGTACACTACCAGCATTTGAACTTTTAGTACAGGGTTCTTATACAACATTCTGTTAACCCAATTTCTTAACTAGCTCCCACCTAGATAGAGTTTAGGGAGTCGGTTGTTAGATGTAATGCTATCTATCCATTGTAGAATCAAAAAAGTTGTTTAGATTCACCATTAATAACAAACATCTTCAACGACTTCACATAGATAAGAAGtttacataatttaatgagTAATTTCACCGTAATCCATTATAATccgaaataaaaaaaacctataaaattttGGCTCCGTTGAGAATGATCCATTTCATTATTGTCCATGATGGTTCTTATAAATGAGTTGATATTTTAGGGTTCAAGAGCAAAAAAGTCGAATGAGAAGACTtcaatcaaataaaacataatatacatCTCTAATGAAACAACACCAGACAATACATTCCTCCATATACCTATGTTGGACATAAACTCAGCATATCACTCAAGGCTCACAGTACCAtcacaaaatgaaaaaatagaaaaaacaaatCTCTTCAGCCACTTATTTTTCTTCAATCAAACAAAGCTGAAACATTGACgtcaacttcatcatcagcttCTACTTCCTTGGTTTGTTTATCCTCAACTTTTACTTCCTCGGTTTGGTTATCCTCAGCATCTTCTTCCTCAGGCTGAGCCGACTCATTCTTATCTTTGATGGAAACCAAACTCTCCATGTACGCATAAACCCCTTCACACCACCTATTGTTCTGAAATCCAATATCCTTTAATCCTTGATTATCATCCTGATCAAGCATGACTAGCTTACCATCTTCACATTGCAGTATGAGCCTATTATCCTTCCAGTGACCAATGGGACCCCGAACATCAGGAAAAGGTCCCACACTTAATGTCTTGGTCCAAGACCCTTCATTCCAAGTCCAAATATCCAAATTTTTGTCATCATGAAGAGACAAAAAAGCAAGAGAATCATCATACACTGCTAGACACTTAGTACATGGTTGTGCATAATCAGGAACATGAATCTCCTTAAACGCATCAGTTGCCATATCAAAGCAAACAATTACATCAGAAGTATTTTCGTATGATCCCAACCAATAACAACATCCACTCACAAAGATGTAACATTTATTGCTTTCTAAATCATATGCTTTAGCCAAATCTCCACAGTATTTCCACAAATTAGTCCTCAATGAATATACAAGGACCGATAAAGGATGCTTGACATCACTATCATCATCGGTTGGCCAATAACCTTTAATAACAACCACCTTATAGTCTCCAGTAACAGGATCCGACCCAAATCCATACACTTCATAATTAGAATAAGTGAAAGTGGGTGGAAGATCTGGCTTACAAATTAATTTAGGCAAGTATCTTATCTCATCAAGAGCCGGATTCCACAAAGCACGACCACTAAAATCATACtgatatatataatacaatccATCACAAGGGCCACTGATATATGAACTGTACAAGGGCATGCTATACAACACTTCATCAGCTAAACTAACTCCAGTAATTTCATCAAGAAACAACTCAAACACTTGAAGTTCAGCATGAGTAACATAATGTTGAACAAGCAGGCAACCGCGCCAATCATCATTATTCTTATAGTAGTTTTTAAGATGTTTAGAAACGAAATCAGGGCTCGAAATTATAGCATACCATGATTTGTTTATAGTCTTGTACCGCATAAGATCTTTCATTGGTAACCAAGATAGAATCTCAACAATCAGATTCTCAGGCAAATGATCTACATTTTTTATTGGTATTAACATTGACTTCTCTCTTTGTTTCCTACTTCTGTAAAATCATACCCAAAATTGAAAACTCAGTGATTATTAAACATAGCATAATATTCTATCCATCAACTTCttaaaattaatgataatatattCATCTGGGTTTTGGGGCATCATTATCCTACCCGGTATAtctataaaattaacaaaaaaaaaaaaaaaaaaaatcccctTATAATTTTTGCATTCCCCAATGACTATTGGCAAGAAAAACAAAGATCTGACTGACCTTTCTTTCAAAAGTTGAGTGAAACGACTGGTGGCATTTGTCCAAGTGTAACGTTGCAAAGAGAGGGCCATGGCTGCAATATAAACAACacaaattactaaaataaatgaaattaaggTTCTAAAGAAACGAAATCAAGAATTAGAgagcaaaaaaatgaaaaattgattgaaaaatcaaaaaaataaaaggcaaTTTGCGGAAGTTGAGGGTCGAATCCATCAAATAAACAGAAATTAGAAGGCAAATCGTAAAAAGTATACCTGATTGGAAATTGAAAACGTAGTGATACAGATCTGAAAATGTGAATAGATTTGAGAAACAAGTAGAGTATGAAAATCGTGggtttttattgattgatttttattactttattagtgTGATTGACTCACAAATCATATTTAATGGAAACAAACAGAACACAACTAAGAAAATGAGAAAGATAACAAGTGGGTCCCTACTCGATCAAATATTGTCTTTTTCTAATAAGAAACTTCTAGAATAATCGAGTTTTATTTCGTTTTAAAGTTGTTGCcacaaaaattttaagaaaattatgaaTGGTAACTTAAAGTTTTTGCAATtcaataatgatatttttaagttttttcagattattaatggtatttttatgttattgaGAGTCTTATAATTGTAtccttttctattttttttgtctaaaatCATCCAAAATCGTTAACTTTTtctccttttattttatttttttaatgttttaaattaaaaaataaaagaaaaagaaaaaagttaacggttttggacggaaaaaattaaaataggttacggttgtaaaacgctcaataacgcgagggtatcattgataatcgaaaaaattagGGGGTACCATTAATAATGTGCAAAAACTTATGATTACTATTGACAATTTCCCAAAATTTTATAAATGgcgaatatattattttcttgaatagtaaatttaatggaaaaaaagagtgatgatgataagaatgaaaaaattatcaaaataatgttagtgaaaaaaataaggtccacaactattaaaaaatgtttaaataaagttaCTGAGAAACATGTAGAGACCATAAGTAATATTTCCTctgattttttattagttgctacAGATAGTGACATTTCTTCTCATAAAATGTCGTTATCTGTAACAACAAATGAAAACTAAAAGAagcataaaaatgttaaaataatgttAGTGGAAAATGTGTTGGGagcattaataatattaaaatgtgatgaacaaaattaattatattcaaattttatggtataatagaaagatttttaatgtaataataaaTAGGATAGACATGAAATTAACTTAAAATCACGTAAAGATCTTAAAATTGAGAGGGTAGGTGTTAACAATTGAATGGGTAAtctacaaataaaatttattaattaaagtaataaaaataaagaaaacacggtaaatattataaaattttgttaattttcttattataataatatacttattaaattttaattaatcatgagTAATTGctattttaaaatgtattttcttaaaataatattaatttttgaattatgagtaataaataactaaaataatatattaaattgcgtaaaaaataaaatctttataaACCTATAATTTGTTGTCCAGTTATGGTCAAGCCTCTCAATGAATTAAAGGTTGACATTtgttaatcatcatcatctaaaTAAATACTCAGATCGGATTTGGTTTGACataaaaattagattatatTAGAAATTTTAGTTTGGAAAATTTTCAGATTGGACTAGATTTATTATAACACCAGATCGGATCGAATTAGACCGTTTTACAACGGTCTAGTCTGGTCTAcagtttttttttatcaatgcaatttttaactaaaataatataatcatcTATATGTACAACGATAAACTCTGTTATGGTTATAAAAATCAAGACACAAACAATGAAACAATAGaccataaattaaaatgaaacaaaacaatagaccaaaattatgttatatttaaaaaaagagTAGCAAATCCTAAAAATTCAATAGTACAcgaacaataaaaacaatacacaaactagtaaaaaaaagtagcaaaccctaaaaatttaaaaatcgaaaaaaatcaACAGAActatataacaaaaaattaaaaaaatcaagagAAAATTATTGATGAAAAATCAAGGAAGATTCAAAAAAAACGAATTACatactaaaaaatcaaaaaaaattaaatcaagctCAAACAAATCATTGAACCTTGAGAAAGTTAATGAGAAAAAATTGATAAGGGACTAAAAGTAGAAGATAAATTGAGGAACCGCATGCACTGTGAGATGACCCTTAAAGTTTCTAGAAGAAATGTCAAATAAATAACTGAATAAGAAAACAGGTTTTCATACTTTTAAAATTCTTTCAACCTTTCATTAAAGTTGGGCGGACTAAGGTTTTTTAAAGTTGGGCCTACTAGcttatttcttaatattaaatatattacgTTGATCTAATTTGATTTACGGTTTATACCAAACTATGTTTAGGAATTCAGCCCTATATACGGGTATAAGAGATAAGATCATAAATTAATGTCGTATGGTTTAATAGGTAAAATGTGcacataaaattataatttgattttgtaaattaagtGCTCTCttcgtttttttgtttattactttattttttagacgcatttaaaagtaaattttgaacCTTTCTATCTCTAAATGcacattattaaaaaaattataaaaattatataacaaaaaaCTTTGCATGAAAACGAAACTAATAAAATCCctcatgaatatattttatcttcaataaatacttcaaaaatctaattttaattcTCTCTTAGAGGGAAAAAAgttaaagtggacaaataatAGAAAACGAAAACTCAGAAAGAGTACAAGAAATTGTCTTATTGATGTTTGGGTGACTCGAACAAGAATCTTAAACATGGGGGATGAATCAAAGAACTTCTTTATTCTCATTCCTCAAAGATTAATTTGCACTATTTCTataggcatataatatatcgttgGAAAGTTCTTAGAGTCTAATTTCTAATGCCGCAAATCTTGTATTAATgcgatttttctataaaaagttatgaccaaaagattgaatatgtatcaaattttagcACAAGCAAACTTTAGACAATCGTCATTTCACGTTTGgttatcggaattgggcataCAATATATCATTAGAAAGTTCTTAAAGTCTAatttctaatgccgcaaacgTTGCGTTAatattttcctatcaaaagttatagCTAAAAGAGTAAACATGTATTAACTTTCAGCACAAGTTAACGATCGTTATCGATGCTTACCGAATCATTTCGGTGATCATTTTCATTTGCCATAGTGTTTcgatattaaattttagttcAAAGAGTTCTTTAGAGAAAAATTAAAgagataaaattattaaatttcatcaaagacaatattaaaatttcatttcaatatataaaaagtGGCGACACAAGGAAAAatgttaggatttttaacaatgCCCAATCAAAATTTCAGAAGGCACACACTATCAGCTCATATGTTGAACACCTAAAACTATTTATTAGACTTTAGAGCAGGAGTGGATCCTCAAAGACCTCCTAACAAGAAAGAAATAGAATAATGTGAACATATCTTTATTTGTTACTCGAACTCTTTATTTTgtttcacgtacccgtgtccaaTCCTTGATGCTTTGATATTGGTATGACACTTAAACACTTTATTTTAGGCATATCACTTATCAGACATTTAAACATGTACCAATATCTGCCATCAATATCCGAGTCCAAATAACATAGATCTTTATCTTTTTTATCGTGCACAACCAACATTTGAACTTATAGTACAGGGTTCTTATAGATCAAAAACATTCTATTACCCTTATGCCTTAACTAGCTCCTACCTAGGTAGAGAGTCGGTTGTCAGATGTAAGGCTATCAAGCcattgtagaaaaaaaaaacagcctatcttgtatgagactgtcttgCAGTGAGAgtacctcaaaacaagaagcttatAAGCTAAATATTTCAATTATTgagttaaattataattaacccTTAATAACAAACATTTTCAGCAAAAATCCAATAAAGAGAAAGGGCAAAAGATAATCAAACTTCAAATAAAACTTAGTAAACATCTCTAATAATAAAAGACTAGACAAACAATGAATCTCCTTAAACGCATCAGTGGCCATATCAAAGCAAACAATGATATCAGAAGTATTTTCGTATGATCCCAACCAATAACAACATCCACTCACAAAGATGTAACACACTTTAGCCAAATCTCCACAGTATTTCCACAAATTAGTCCTCAATGAATACACAAGAACCGATGGAGGATGCTTGACATCACTATCATCGGTTGTCCAGTAACAGGATCCGACCCAAGCCCGTAATGAAAGTGGGTGGAAGATCCGGCTTACAAATTATTTTAGGCAAGTGTCTTAACTCACCAAGAGACGGATTCCACAAAGCACGATAGCTGCaatcaaagtcatatatataatataatccaTCACAAGGGCCATTGATGAAAGAACTGTACAAGGGCATGCTATACAACACTTCATTAGCTAAACTAACTCCAATTTTTTCATCAAGAAACAACTCAAACACTTGAAGTTCAGTATTAGTAACATTATGTTGAACAAACAGGCAGCCGCGCCAATCATCATTATTCTTATAGTAGTTTTTAAGATGTTTAAAAACGAAATCAGGACTCGAAATTATAGCATACCATGATTTGTTTATAGTCTTGTACCGCATAAGATCTTTCATTGGTAACCAAGATAGAATCTCAACAATCAGATTCTCAGGCAAATGATCTACATTTTTTATTGCTGTTAACATTGACTTCTCTCTTTGTTTCCTACTTCTGTTTAAATCATACacaaattgaaaatttagtGATTATTAAGTATAACATAATATTCTATCTATCAactacttcctctgttctgttTTAGTTGCAACATAAGAGTTTGACACAGTTTTTAAGAATAGTCTTTTCAATGTGCAAAATTACTATTTTACCCTCAATACAGTAGTTGGATTTTTTAAATGCTAAATACCCTATACAACAGCTAAAATATGGGAACAATACAATAATGCTTTCAATGCCTCTAATTCAGCAGCTAAAATATGGAAACAGTACAATAATGCTTTCAATGCCCCCAATACAACAActaaaatataggaaaaaaaTTTAGTATACAAAAGTTTCCcaccaaaattaacaaaatttggGAGGCCAAAATAAAGTTTCCCACCAAAATCAAGATACACATTTGAAGTCTATATAAACACTTCACTTCTTCCACATTGCATCTTCTACTCTTTGTGCATTTACTTCATAATCTTTAGGGTCTAACCCGATCTTAATTATCAACTCTGAAAAACCAAAAACCACAAGCAATAGTTAAGtaattggggggggggggggggggggggttctACCCATTACTAATTTACACAATTCACACACATGCACAATGTCATTCAAGTGTTGAAGATTTATCAAAGCAAGGAAGATGGATGAAAATACAAACCTTGATGAGAATTTCGACCCGGATATGGAGGTATTCATTTCTTACTTTGAAAACCTTGATATAATGGATGATTATGATATTTATGAAGATTACACAAGTGAAACATATGAGAATGTAGATGTCAATTTAAACTTGAGTTTAACTACTTGTCAATCTCATTCAAACCCACAACAAGCACAATTTGAGCCTCTAGATGAACCAGAATAGCAGCGTAATGAACATGATGACAAACATAGTGAACAACCAGAAGCACAACCAAATGAAGCTCAACCAGAATGCCATGAAGCTCAACCAGTACCATAGACCAATGAACCAGAACCACAGACCAATGAGCCAGAACCACAGACCAATGAACAAAGAGAACTAGATTTACAAGAAGCTGAAGCAGAACAAGCACAGACCCGACATAGGGAAGTAAGCATtgaaaccaaaaaattaattattcaaaagTTAAGTTGTCTTTGTGAACCAGCAACTAGAACATTGCCTAAGGGATCTATATAGGCAACTGCACTTGCAAATAATGTTTCACGGTAGGCGGTTTGGGGACTTTGGGAGAGTgcgaaaaatgcaatggctaaTGGTGATGTTAGTAACAAGAAGAAGGGAAGGGTAggaaggaaatttttttttaatatggatACACTCAATGTCATCCCAATTGAAAAAAGAACCACAATTAAGTCAATTgctaatgaaatgaaaatggaACATTCACAAGTATATAGAATGTTAAAATCTGGAGACCTTAGATCCCACAAAAATTCCATCAAACCAAAGCTTTCACATGAACACAAACATAGAAGACTTAACTTCATTTCGTCTCAAATTATCCTGCCAACTGTTAACACATTACCAAAATTCAGTTTGATGTACAACGTCGTACACATTGATGAGAAGTGGTTTTTTATGAGCAGAGAGACACAAGGATTTTACTTATTCACATGGGAAGAGGAAGAGCCATATAGATGTGTTCAAAACAAGAATTTCATAGGAAAGGTTATGTTCATAGCTGTTGTTGCTAGGCCACTTGTTAACACTAACGGGGACATATTGTGGGATGGGAAAATAGGCATCTTCCCTTTTATAGAGACACAAATGGCAATCAGAAGTTCAAGCAACAAGGCAGCAGGTACACCAGAATTGAAAGCAATTACAAGAGTCACAAGGGATGTTATCAGGGAAAAGTTAACTGCTGAAGTGTTACCAGCAATCAGATCAAAATGGCCAGCAAATGGAGTTGGGGACATATGGATTCAGCAAGACAATGCAAGGCCACACATATTAACAACTGATCATGCATTTAATGAAGCTGCAACACAAGATGGGTTCAATATTAGGCTAGTTTTCCAACCAGCTTCTAGTCTTGACATGAACATTTTGGATTTAAGTCTTTTTAATGCTCTTCAGTCAATTTAATTTAGAGAGTTTCCTTGAGATTTGCCAGCTTTAATTAAGGCATTAACTGATGCATACGATACTTTTAATCCAAAAATTTTGAACTACTCATGGATTCAATATCAATTATGCATGCTTCAGGTACTTAAAGTAAGGGGTGGTAATAATTACAAGCAACCACACATGGGAAAGAAAAGGTTGGACAGGCTAGGTGAATTGCCAAGTCAACTTGAAGTTCCTACAGAGCTTATAGATTCGACTCATCAATATTTATGTCACGGGTTAATTAATCTCAATGTTGTTCCACCTGAAGaagattgaaattaattatccATAGGAAGTGACTTTTTGTACATGTGAATTAACCCTCTTATTTTTTGTCAAAGGGTTAAAGACTATAGGCTACATGTTAGATGTAGCATTTTGTAAAGGATTTAAAAGTTGCATGTAAGATGAATCATTTTGTAAAACATTGAAATGAACCCATATATAACATTTAGTAATCAGAATATAGGCATTTATTGTTGATCACTTGACATCCTTTGTTTACACACCTCTCCATATAAGTCATTGAGGTGGCTTTTAACAAATTTATTCATTTAACATCATGCATCATTGTATTCCCAAGTTTCACTTGTGTTGTTTCCCTCAGAAAGAAGGGTTCACATCATTTAAATTAGCGCAAAACTAACAAGTTCAGCCTCTTCTCGAGTAACAACAAGTAATGACACAAAAAATATCCAGGGTTTGCCATTATTAATCAGATTATTGACATTGCCTTTTGAAAATGAAGAAACCGACAATGTTGTTATGTTGCAACTAAAATAGAACAAAGGTAGTAATTCAGATGGCAATATTAATAAATCACAGTAACTGAAAATGGCATGTCACAAGGATATTGCTTATGTATCAGCCTACATTGTGGTTAagtgtaacacccgaattttctcccgtcctttacggttttggtttctttaaggggtcggaaattcaggggtgttacaggtggttaccagagcTAGTGGTCCCTATTTTCGACGCTTTATGTCCTCAAATTCGTTGAGAAATTGCTTGAAGTTAGAAGTTGTTCGTGAGAGTTTGGGTAGATATGGGATAGGTGCATATATTACATATTCATGCATAATGATTATCATTGCACGtgcatagataaatatatagtttgtttagCTTGTTATGAGACTCATTTTCatgtgtgttattattattataaaaagttatgatGGTGGTTTGAATGACGACATGATTTAACAAATCAGTAGATTTGAATTATGCATTATCAAGcaataatgaaatttttgagtAGTTGGTTCAATTCATGAGTTGTATTATAAGTAGTCATTATGgagatatgaagtatgaatgatgaaATTCTAGAGAAGTTGGTTGCATTGGGAGCTTTCTCTTACTTGTGATGATTATATGAAATTTAGTCCATGTGTTTGaatatttgttcatgttaattgttttcataaagcTTACGAGTTTTGATATTGATTCTATACATGAACCCACTGTTTATTTATTTGCTTGAGCTTTCCATTTGTCAAGTGCATTCGTTCATC
Protein-coding sequences here:
- the LOC130806383 gene encoding F-box protein CPR1-like encodes the protein MALSLQRYTWTNATSRFTQLLKERSRKQREKSMLIPIKNVDHLPENLIVEILSWLPMKDLMRYKTINKSWYAIISSPDFVSKHLKNYYKNNDDWRGCLLVQHYVTHAELQVFELFLDEITGVSLADEVLYSMPLYSSYISGPCDGLYYIYQYDFSGRALWNPALDEIRYLPKLICKPDLPPTFTYSNYEVYGFGSDPVTGDYKVVVIKGYWPTDDDSDVKHPLSVLVYSLRTNLWKYCGDLAKAYDLESNKCYIFVSGCCYWLGSYENTSDVIVCFDMATDAFKEIHVPDYAQPCTKCLAVYDDSLAFLSLHDDKNLDIWTWNEGSWTKTLSVGPFPDVRGPIGHWKDNRLILQCEDGKLVMLDQDDNQGLKDIGFQNNRWCEGVYAYMESLVSIKDKNESAQPEEEDAEDNQTEEVKVEDKQTKEVEADDEVDVNVSALFD
- the LOC130805750 gene encoding uncharacterized protein LOC130805750; protein product: MEHSQVYRMLKSGDLRSHKNSIKPKLSHEHKHRRLNFISSQIILPTVNTLPKFSLMYNVVHIDEKWFFMSRETQGFYLFTWEEEEPYRCVQNKNFIGKVMFIAVVARPLVNTNGDILWDGKIGIFPFIETQMAIRSSSNKAAGTPELKAITRVTRDVIREKLTAEVLPAIRSKWPANGVGDIWIQQDNARPHILTTDHAFNEAATQDGFNIRLVFQPASSLDMNILDLSLFNALQSI